Part of the Strix uralensis isolate ZFMK-TIS-50842 chromosome 32, bStrUra1, whole genome shotgun sequence genome is shown below.
TGGGTGCTCAGACCCCCAGGGACTTGGGGCCAGGGGACCTGGGTTTGCTGCACTgggaagggggcagggggaggtggcgggctgcaggcagcccccaCGTGGCACGAGCACCCCAAGGACGCGGGCGGGGGCTCACCTGGGTCGCCTCTGCCAGGCTGAGGGTCCGGTTGTCCCGCAGGACCCGCGGGGTCACGTACCAGGAGTGTCCCAATTCTGCACGGCGCTGGCGCCAGCTGTCACCTGCACGGGGCCCAGAGCAGCTCCGGCACACCccgctcccccccagccccccatcacAGCACGGccccccagggccagggcaggggcttCGGGGTGGGGAGCAGGAACGGGGGGGCTCCCACGctccccccagcagctcctggggtgcCCCCGGGGCGAAGCCCCAAGCATCGCCCGGCCGCGCTACCCAGGGCGCCGGCTCCCAGCGGAGCCTGGGGGACACTTGGAGGTGACCCCCGCGGTGGGAggtggcagggggatggggagcGCAGGGCCTCGGGAGGGGCTTCCCGGGGTCCCCTGCCAGGCCTTGCGTCAGCCCCGGCCCGGCTGCCCAGTACAACCAGCTCGGGGActgggggcagggctgggaggaccGGCCCGGCTGGCCCAGAGTCCCTCACCCCCGCGCAGGCCCCCCCCCGGCTCTCCAGGGCACCCCCGCCCTGTTGGGGTCCGGAGGATGCTGGAGGGACGGGGGTCCCCCGCAGACCCCGCTCCCCACGGCCCCACCGGCCCCCGGAGCGCCGGTCCCCACGGCTCGGCGGCTGCACCAAACCGCGGTCCCCCGGGGGGGGGCACCGAGCATCCCGCGGGGCTGCGACCCCCGCTCCCGTCCCGACCCCCGCCGCCAAGCACGGACACCCCCACCGCCTCCCCGGCTGCCGCCGGTCCCCGCGCGATGCCCCGGAGGAGCCGAGGAGCGGACCCCCCCCGGGCTGGGCGACACGGACCgacggcccccccccccccccccggcacccaccGTCCCCGCTCACCTGCGCCGCTCCCGGTGCCCCCGGTGCCGGTGGCGAGGAGCAGCCCCGCGGCGAGGAGGAGCAGCCGCAGCGCCCGCATCCCCATCGCCCTCCCGCAGCCCGAGCGGGGCCCGGTGGCCCCGGGCAAGCGGCTCCCGAGCTgacccgccgcggccgcccccgccggcgcCCCCGCCGCGCATGgcaccgccaccgccgccgccgccgggcccggcccggcccgacccgggAGGAGGAACTTcctgcccggcccccgcccggctccgcccgccgccccgccgccgctccgccggcgACGCCCAGcccggccggcgcggggggggccggggcggccgcgccccCGGGGGCGGCTCCGGGGCTCCGCGCAGCGGCGGCTCCGTCTGCGCCGGGACCGGCTGCCACTGCCCGGGGTGCTGCGGAGGAGACCCCTTCACTGCTGCTGCGGAGCGggaccccctccctccccatcccgaGCTCCGGAGACCCCCACCTCCATCACCCGGTACAGTAAGACCCCCACCCTCATCACCTCACACAGCAGAGACctcccccccatcaccccccccccccgtgaaaCCCCGCCTTCCCCAACCCACACATCATCCACCCTCCCATTTCCCCCACTTTGGTCACCCTTACACCCCCTTTCTCCATACCCCTGAGACCCCCACCCCCGcagatgccccccccccccagaccccactTCACACCGCTCACGGGGGGGGTGTCGCAGCCTTTATTGCAGGGTGCCCTCAGGCCGCGTACCCTGCATCCTCCTCGCTGCTGTCCTGGGAGAGGCCGTGCTCCCCGGGGGTGCAGGCGAGGCACgtgccccccgcctccctccAGCACCACCCGCAGTACGGGGCTCCGCAGGCCGCCGCGGGGCAAACCCGATGCCGGGGGGTCTCGGGGGTCCCGCACACTGTGCAGCTCCGGCGCATCCAGCGGCGCAGCCACGGCCAACGCTGCAGCAACGACATCCCCTGCGGAGGGACCGGGGCCATGGCGGTGGGGGGGCGCTCAGGCTGAGCGGGAGCAGGGGCACAgcggaccccccccagccccgcgtcCCCATCCCTCCGCTCACCAATCCCGGGCGGTGCCGTTCACGCCGGGCGATGCGTTTCCGCTGCCGCCGGACGAAGCTCTGCCGCTGCCGCAGCAGCTTGTTGTAGAGGTAAAGCACGCGGCTCTTCTCCCGCTGCGCTGGCGAAGACCGTGAAGGGTGGCCTGGGAGGCACCAAGGCCACCCCAAAAACTGCCCCCCAGGCTCACCTTGGGGAAGTAGAAGGCGGCGATGGCGCGGCGCAGGCGGTACGTGTAGGCCTGGGCCAGGCAgaacagcaccagcacagccaggggcaggcagctgcccacgTACTGCTGCCTCCTCATGCCCCGCGGCTGCGGCAGGCAGGCTGGGGACAAAGTGACAGCGCTGAGCCCCCCCCTCCCAGGATatagcccccccagcccctcttgcAGGCAGGGGTGGCCAGGCCATGGAGCTTGGcgggggaggctggggggtgtCACCGAAGTTGGACGTCTCCAGCTGGGTGTCGGAGGAGGTGTTGAGGGCCCCAACGGTGCTTCTCAGGAGCCGAGCCATCAGGGACGTCCCTGTCACCTGCACGGACAAGTGGTGGCTGCCTGCAGGATGAGAGCATGtatggggggggctgtggggctggagaggtgggcggaggggagggggtgagCCTTgcagggcgcgggggggccgggggctcaCTGTGGAAGGAGTACTGCACGAAGGAGTGCTGCTGGATGATGCTGAGCATGGTGAAGAGCACGTGGTCCAGGCcgcaggagaggaggaggaggagcagcggTGGGATGcactccagcagctccagcacctgcagGGAATGGGGTCTGCCACagcctgccccccaccccccccagtcaCAGAACCCCAGactcatctgggttggaaaagcccttgaggctcctccagtcccaccatgaacctcaccctgaccgttcccaactccaccagatccctcagcgctgggtcaacccaaaagcccccccctgcccccccagccccctgccggCCCCTCACCAAGTTCCGCAGCTCGGGTGCCTGCACGGTCAGGCGACACGGGAAGATGACGGCCGAGAGCTCTGCTGGGTGCAGGGGCAGCAGCGTCCGCTTGTGCTgcgggaggggggagctgggcagcTCAGCGCAGCCCCCCGAAACCCCCCACCGGGGATGGGGGCCACCctctgccccttctccccccctcACCTGCTTTCTGCGGCGAGCATCGATTTGGTGGAAGTAGGTGGTGATGTAGAGGTTGTCGAAGCAGATGTCCTGGCAGTACCGCTTGGTGTAGGAGAAAGCCCTGGCAAGAGGGGGGGTGGTCTGGGGGGGGTGAAGGGccagctgcagcccctcaggACCCCCCCCTTGTCTTTGCGCTCCCCCCCCTCCCGACCTGCTGCCAAAGGAGACCCTCACCCCTCCATGCCCTGCAGCTGGCACGGGGGTGCTCcctccaccctccccaccccagagCTCACGAGATGAAGACGAGGAGGAAGGTGTAGGAGAGCAGCAGGCGGAAGAAGGAGACGACCCGGTTCAGGCGGGCACCGTGCTGCCGCACGTGCGAGgtcacctcctccatcagctgctCCGCCGAGACGTTGATGCCCGACATCATCTCACGGTGCTCCTCCTGCAGCGGAGGGGCCGCGGGGCTGAGCAGGATCCAGCCCCCACCCCGGGCCCTGGGCGGAGGGGATGGGGCACCCACCTGTAAAACGACCTCGGAGCTGAAATCCTGGCTGAGGTTGCTGACGGAGTGGTTCACCATGTCGTACATCTGCCCGAAGTTGCCATCCACAGGGATCCTGTCCTGGCACCAGCTGCGCATGACTGCGGGGACAGAGCGGGGACTGAGCGGGGACAGagtggggacagagcagggacagagcagggacagagcggggacagagtggggacagagtggggacagagcggggacagtggggacagagTGGGGACAGAGCGGGGACAGAGTGGGGACAGGGCGGGGACAGAGTGGGGACAGAATGGGGACAGAgcggggacagtggggacagagTGGGGACAGAGTGGGGACAGAGTAGGGACAGAGTGGGGACAGAGTGGGGACAGAGCGGGGACAGCgcagggacagtggggacagagcagggacagagtggggacagtggggacagaacggggacagagtggggacagtggggacagagTGGGGACAGAGCGGGGACAGTGGGGACAACGGGGACAGAGTAGGGACAGAATGGGGACAGAGCGGGGAGAGTGGGGACAGagtggggacagagcagggacagagcggggacagtggggacagagtggagacagagcagggacagagcagggacagagcagggacagagcggggacagggtggggacagTGACAGAGCAGGGACAGTGGGGGCAGAGCGGGGACAATGCCGGCAGAGCCACAACCCCGTCGGCATCGCCCTGGCACAGACTGTGGCCGCTGTCCCGGGGGGCTGCAGGCGGCACAGCTGGAGCCACCTCACCGAGGGAGGACGGGGTGCGGGTCCCACATGTCACCCACCCTGGACGATGTTGCAGAGGAAAGTGAACTTCATGGGCAGGCAGACGAAGTGGCTGACGATGGGCACGCGCACTTGGGCCATGCAAACGTCGTGCTTCTTGCTGAACCAGTCCCGGCAGCGCTTCATGCCCAACTCGATCACATCTGGGGGGAGCAGGAGCCCTCAGCTGCCcggacacccccagccccgctggccTGGACACCATCCAGGGTGCCCTGCAAGGCCAGCAGTGgcggggctgcagcagccccatcCCCTGCCCGGCGCGCTGCCagcctcctgcccgccccgctcACAGTTGCAGCGCAGTTTAGTTTTCCTCTCGTacagctgctgggtgctggtggccGAGCGGGGGTTCAGCTGCGGCTGCTGGCGCAGGTCGTACCCCGCCTCGCTGGCCACCTCCTCGTTCAGCGCTATGAAGGCGCGTGAGATGTTCTGCATCTCCGTGTTCAGCGTCTGCCCGCTCCGCTGCCAGGGTTGGGAGGACACACAGAGGTTTAGCTCCGTTcccgctgtccccccccccacccccccaggacccctcctGCCTCACCACCATGTCCTCCATCACCCCGCGCATGGGGGCCATCGTCACCCGCCAGAGCTGGCGGCTGTGGTTGACCTGCAGCTCCGCCACGCAGCCCAGCGAGCGCGTCACCTCCTCCAGGTTGTGCCAGACGTTGGCCACGGGCCCTGGTGTTGGCAGGGGTGGCTCagaccccaccagcccccaggactctgccgagggggacggggacacggggaaGACCCTACCATTGTAGATGGCAGCGAGGACAAAGGAGAGAATGTAGACTCGACCCTCCTTGCCCAGGAATTTGGGGCCCATGAGCAGGCTGGCACAGCGAAAGTGGGGGGACGTGGCCCAGCCCAAGGCAgtcagccctgcagggagcagagagcTGTCCCCACGGTCCCGCAGAGAATCCCCCAGGGCCCACAACAGCCCCCATcaccccagtcccctcccagccccatcctCACCCGTCAGCACGCCGGAGAGCTGCAGCTTGCGCGTCTCCATGATGTTCATGGGGACGATGAGGAGCTGGGAGAGCCCTGAAACACCCACAAATGTGCCCTGAGCTCCCAGTGCCACCGGCCCCTCGCCGTGCCCAGCACCGGGACACACTCACCGAGGCCAAGGAGGGTCCCGACGCCGGCGCCCAGGAAGAACTTGCTGCTGCGGTACTGGTCTGGCCGGCTCCAGAGGAACCGGCTGCACAGGGCGGGCAGCAGCGAGACCACCACTCGCTTCAGGGCTGGGTGCGGAGGGAGGTGTCAGCCCTGCCCTCACCCACTGCCCACGGGCAGCCGCGGCCGGGGGAGCGGGCTGAGAGGGATCTTACTCGTGTTGGGGGGCTTCTCCTTCCTGGGTGCCTCTGTCACAGCCAAGTACTCTCGCGCAGGGGCCATCACCGGCTCCATGGCTCTGTGCCCTCGTCCTGGCAATGGTGAGATGCTCCCTGGGACCCCACAACGGTGAGATGCTCCCTGGCAACGGGACCCAACAACAGTGAGATGTTCCCTGGAAACGGTGAGATGCTCCCCAGGACCTGGCGCGTTGTGAGCTGCCTGTTCTGCCCATCGTATCCCTGTTCCCAGAGCCTTTGGAGAGCACCGGGAGcctgggagagctcagcccaGCATGGGGCTGGTCTCATGGCTGAGGGGCCGGAAGAAGAGCCCAGCACCACAGTCCGGGAACAGGCAACCTCAGCAGGTTCCTCCTGGGCCGAAGGAGGCGAGCAAGGCGCAGGAATTGGCCCGCAGCGCTGGTGGCTTCCTGCTGGGCATGGCACTGGCCAGCGTGTATGGGGCTGTGGTGCTGCTGGCGCAGGGCCACAATATTTGGTACTGCCTGGTCACCACCATCACCctgggcgcggggctggggctgggcatggCCTTCTCCTTCAAGGTGCGGGTCAGCGTGCTGCTGGCGCTGCCCCACATCTTCACCAGTAAGCAGGCGGTTGGTCCCGCTCCCaggagctggggcggggggtgctgggggggtgctgggtcccagctgagccccagggctgtgctgtccctgcaggggaggggaagatgctgatgctgctgctggcgctgggcATGGCCGTGCAGGGTCCCTGCACCAACATCCTGCACAACTTCTCCCAGGCCGCCGAGTCGCTGTCGTGCGGGGCAGAGCTCGCCCTCAACCAGACGGCCGAGCGGCTGCAACGCGCCCAGGAGCCGCTGCTGAGTGAGAGAAAGGGCCGGGGAGATGCGGGAGGGTGGGAGGGTCCCTTCCCGGGGTGGGGACACCAGCAGCACTGGCCCGCCCTGGCCTGCCCTCACCCCTCGGGGTACGATCAGGGGTCCCCTTTCTCCACAGACATGCTGACCAAAATCAAGGACATTTCCCAGAAAGCCAAAGTGGTGGGTGACCACGTCCGCAAGTTCTTCCGCTCCATCATGGACTCCGTCAGCCATGTCGGTGAGCAGAGGTCCCCGAGGGCCTCCAGCAGCCCCCAACCTGCTTTTGgcccgtccctgtccccactgtcATCCCCCAACGGCTGCTCCCCGCCCACAGCCCGGGCCCTGCGCAACGTCTGGCTGTGGCTGGCGAACATGGCCAGGGTGTGCAACAAGGAGCTGGGCACGCCGTACCAGCGCTGCATGCGCCTCTTCAACGACGCCAAGGACAACTGCGAGCGCACCAtccccttcctcttcttcctctgctacATCATCGTCGCCTTCCAGCCCCTCTGTGGTCTGGCCAGCGGTGCGTTGGGGCCCTGACCCtctgcagcggggtggggggtggcagggtggacccctgcccgccgcgggggccctgccctggcacagacATCCCTTCTCCCACAGTTGCCCTCATGTTCTGCGTCGTCCCGCAGTACGTCCAGTACTTCATCAGGAGGCAAATCACAGCCCGTGAGtatcccagtgctgggggggggctcaggggtccctctctgccccctctctgcccccTCCCGGCTCTCGCCCCAACCCTCAGCACCGTGTGAGCCCTTGTCACCCCCGCAGCCCTCACGGATGCTCTGGATCGTGTCCGCCGGGAGTTCGAGTTCAATATCTCGGCCGTGCACCGCTTCAACGTCGACCTCAGTGCCAGCAAGAGCCTGGGGGAGGTGGCCCTGGACATCATGGAGAGTGTGAGCGAGCACCTGGAGCCCACGCGCCGGGTCCTGGGGCTCTTCACGCACGTCTCCTTCTGCGCCATCCTCTACATTTACTTCCAGTGAGCGGGCTGGggtccccttctcccccctctgTGAGGACGGGCACCCAGCGAGCCGGTGCCCAGCagcccctctgtgtccccagggcACTGCGGTACCTTCGCCGGTACCTGAAGGATGACACCTTCGACAACGTTTACATCACGCGGCGCTTCGTGGAGCTGGACCTGCGGCGAGCAGAGCAGGGCAGACCCACCGTGCTGCCCCTGTCAGCCCGGGAGAGCGGCCGCTACATCCCCCCAGGTCAGCCCCACGCCCCAGGGGCAGCCCCCAGGCGAACCCCACAGCGGGGagctggggttgggggggtcccagcacggCACAGCCTCACGGTGCTGCCATGCCTGTCCAGCCGCGCTGTGGCTGTCGCGGCAGGAGCGGCGCCGGTACGGGCTGCAGCTGGTGGGGGTCCTGCGCCACGTGCTGCTGGGGTTCAGCATCATCCTGGCCGACTACAGCCTCTTCTGGCTACTTGACCTGGTCCGGCACCAGCTGCGGGGGGAGATCGTCGCCAGGGGTGAGCGCCACCCACCGTGCCGGGGCAGCACCCTTAGGTGCTTTGCTAGCCACAGCTGGGGATTTGGGGCGACGGGtgaatgactcgggcgtgtccagagaagggcaacggagctggtgcagggtctggagcacaggtctgatggggagcggctgagggacctggggggttttagtgtggagaagaggaggctgaggggagacctcctggccctctgcaactccctgaaaggagggtgcagagaggggggaggagtctcttgagccaaggacccagcaccaggacaagagggaatggcctcaagctgcgccagggcagggtcagactggctcttcggaaggatttctttgcagaaggggctgttgggcgttggaatgggctgcccagggcagggggggagtccccatccctggaggggttgaagagtcgggttgagccagcgctgagggatctggtggagttgggaacggtcagggtgaggttcatggtggggctggaggagcttcaagggcttttccaactgagatgattctgggattctgtgggtGGCCCGATCCCCGTTCCCCGGGACTGAGCCGCTCTCCCCACAGCGCCGGCGGTGCTGGGCATCAGCGTCAGCGGGACGGGCTACGCCAGCGAGATCTTCCGGGACGTGATCTCTGCCTTTGATGCGCTGCAGCAGGGCAACATCTC
Proteins encoded:
- the DCST2 gene encoding DC-STAMP domain-containing protein 2, which codes for MLPGNGTQQQAFGEHREPGRAQPSMGLVSWLRGRKKSPAPQSGNRQPQQVPPGPKEASKAQELARSAGGFLLGMALASVYGAVVLLAQGHNIWYCLVTTITLGAGLGLGMAFSFKVRVSVLLALPHIFTREGKMLMLLLALGMAVQGPCTNILHNFSQAAESLSCGAELALNQTAERLQRAQEPLLNMLTKIKDISQKAKVVGDHVRKFFRSIMDSVSHVARALRNVWLWLANMARVCNKELGTPYQRCMRLFNDAKDNCERTIPFLFFLCYIIVAFQPLCGLASVALMFCVVPQYVQYFIRRQITAPLTDALDRVRREFEFNISAVHRFNVDLSASKSLGEVALDIMESVSEHLEPTRRVLGLFTHVSFCAILYIYFQALRYLRRYLKDDTFDNVYITRRFVELDLRRAEQGRPTVLPLSARESGRYIPPAALWLSRQERRRYGLQLVGVLRHVLLGFSIILADYSLFWLLDLVRHQLRGEIVARAPAVLGISVSGTGYASEIFRDVISAFDALQQGNISVLSPRCLLQPVEPDYGTYINMGLLYGICLFIAVFGSHVARLRRVVCAAYYPAREQERTTFLHSTILARRAGLVRALRQAAMRNTADASEGNLLLFLTSRLPAVARLARLLGIQQKRCLACGMAEQPDFIKCVTPNCKGLYCSECYQTLSNICSVCMGPLSYPDCGDEEMDSSDEETVGLWLGAVRVLRGQERGRLLRQRIKEVAGGRGGSRRLPRELVTRLRARLKEEASGESDGDSSRGDSEDSSLSSLDFSYQERPESSGSELEEVMVLQPPSSKGRARVPIPMVPPSLWYPQLCPCGAPIPMTSPCPHSAPSPMVSPAPYAPILIPMVPPAL
- the DCST1 gene encoding E3 ubiquitin-protein ligase DCST1; the encoded protein is MAPAREYLAVTEAPRKEKPPNTTLKRVVVSLLPALCSRFLWSRPDQYRSSKFFLGAGVGTLLGLGLSQLLIVPMNIMETRKLQLSGVLTGLTALGWATSPHFRCASLLMGPKFLGKEGRVYILSFVLAAIYNGPVANVWHNLEEVTRSLGCVAELQVNHSRQLWRVTMAPMRGVMEDMVRSGQTLNTEMQNISRAFIALNEEVASEAGYDLRQQPQLNPRSATSTQQLYERKTKLRCNYVIELGMKRCRDWFSKKHDVCMAQVRVPIVSHFVCLPMKFTFLCNIVQVMRSWCQDRIPVDGNFGQMYDMVNHSVSNLSQDFSSEVVLQEEHREMMSGINVSAEQLMEEVTSHVRQHGARLNRVVSFFRLLLSYTFLLVFISAFSYTKRYCQDICFDNLYITTYFHQIDARRRKQHKRTLLPLHPAELSAVIFPCRLTVQAPELRNLVLELLECIPPLLLLLLSCGLDHVLFTMLSIIQQHSFVQYSFHSSHHLSVQVTGTSLMARLLRSTVGALNTSSDTQLETSNFACLPQPRGMRRQQYVGSCLPLAVLVLFCLAQAYTYRLRRAIAAFYFPKREKSRVLYLYNKLLRQRQSFVRRQRKRIARRERHRPGLGMSLLQRWPWLRRWMRRSCTVCGTPETPRHRVCPAAACGAPYCGWCWREAGGTCLACTPGEHGLSQDSSEEDAGYAA